In Vreelandella piezotolerans, one genomic interval encodes:
- a CDS encoding DNA internalization-related competence protein ComEC/Rec2, with protein MGQGIAMPAAVAALIGGFFAWWTGAQSGPWWLPSVMGMGVLLCLASRPNALPWLFIAAVVAVSIQQEWSRQLPVGLSGQDIVIDAYITEVQEQPGARRLRLKVERCTAPRHLPSCERLGSVRVSAYDHAFTPGERWRMTVRLRPPSGFLNPHTFNYEQWLWREGIHATGYVRANPAPQKLAAATPRLRSWAQDYLAQSPLAPRTQRWLAALTLGDSEQLTQDDWTLLNATGTTHLVVISGLHVGLVASFVLLLGRYGARLITPTDWRLRTWPWWLAGAAAIAYAALAGLAPPAMRAMIMTLLGLWVLSGRHAPGSWQAWWLALALVLFFDPLALWRPGLWLSFLAVGWLILLWQGRPRPVGIRGWCWALLRSQLLLAPLMAAAVLLAFGRVAPVAPLVNLIAVPWVSSIMVPSALLGWLLSPLPGLGALTWWAFEQALGGFHWLLRLAVDAAPLWQPPSSMVYPLAGSLVLVSLCWGLPAIPRWLGIASLALVATLPLWPREPTLAPGRLDVTVYDVGQGQLVELRSAHYRMLYDTGPRFRSGFMPLQSLWPPGQLIDRVIVSHADTDHAGGIEALLSEHRVRQWWAPEGEVLPVDSHPCQQGQQWQQDGVRYRILWPPKGENALSSNDRSCVLVVEVGEHRLLLTGDVGRQIERQLLNQLDGPVSVLVAGHHGSSTSSSVQFVRDTSPRHVVFSAGRGNPFGHPADEVVRRFRQQKSCLWSTAHDGALRFSLIPQQPIELRPLSVLAGGHQRC; from the coding sequence ATGGGCCAAGGCATCGCGATGCCCGCGGCAGTCGCGGCGCTGATAGGCGGTTTTTTCGCGTGGTGGACCGGGGCGCAGAGCGGCCCATGGTGGCTTCCATCCGTCATGGGCATGGGCGTGCTGCTGTGTCTGGCTTCTCGTCCTAACGCGTTACCGTGGCTGTTCATTGCTGCAGTCGTTGCGGTGAGCATTCAGCAAGAGTGGTCACGCCAACTGCCCGTCGGACTGAGCGGGCAGGATATCGTCATCGACGCCTACATCACTGAGGTGCAAGAGCAGCCGGGCGCAAGGCGGCTGCGCTTGAAGGTCGAACGCTGTACGGCCCCTCGACACTTACCTAGTTGCGAGCGATTGGGAAGTGTCAGGGTTAGCGCATACGACCATGCTTTCACCCCAGGCGAGCGCTGGCGGATGACCGTGCGGCTGCGCCCGCCCTCTGGATTTCTCAATCCGCATACGTTCAATTACGAGCAGTGGCTGTGGCGCGAAGGGATACATGCCACGGGTTACGTACGCGCGAATCCTGCGCCCCAGAAGCTGGCTGCGGCGACGCCCCGATTGCGGTCTTGGGCGCAGGATTATTTGGCACAAAGTCCTTTGGCGCCTCGCACCCAGCGGTGGTTGGCGGCATTGACGCTGGGCGATAGCGAACAGCTCACGCAAGACGACTGGACGCTGTTGAACGCTACGGGGACCACGCATCTGGTGGTGATTTCTGGCCTTCACGTGGGGTTGGTGGCCTCTTTCGTGCTGCTATTGGGTCGCTATGGCGCCCGTCTGATAACACCCACTGATTGGCGCCTGCGAACATGGCCCTGGTGGTTGGCGGGGGCAGCGGCCATTGCCTATGCGGCACTGGCGGGACTGGCACCCCCGGCGATGCGGGCGATGATCATGACCCTGCTGGGTCTATGGGTGCTTAGTGGACGCCATGCCCCCGGCTCCTGGCAGGCGTGGTGGTTAGCCTTAGCGCTGGTACTATTCTTCGATCCTCTCGCGCTTTGGCGGCCAGGGCTATGGCTATCGTTTCTGGCGGTTGGCTGGCTCATTCTCTTATGGCAAGGGCGTCCCCGACCCGTGGGAATAAGGGGGTGGTGCTGGGCGCTGCTGCGTTCGCAACTGTTGCTCGCGCCGTTGATGGCCGCTGCAGTGCTGCTGGCATTCGGGCGAGTAGCCCCCGTGGCGCCGCTGGTCAATCTGATCGCCGTGCCGTGGGTTAGCTCGATAATGGTGCCTAGCGCGCTGCTTGGTTGGCTACTCTCACCGCTACCTGGCCTAGGCGCGCTGACTTGGTGGGCGTTCGAGCAGGCGTTGGGAGGGTTCCACTGGCTGTTGCGCCTCGCGGTCGATGCAGCACCTCTTTGGCAGCCGCCCTCATCGATGGTCTATCCCCTGGCGGGTAGCCTAGTGCTGGTATCGCTGTGCTGGGGGCTGCCCGCCATTCCGCGTTGGCTGGGTATCGCATCACTGGCGCTCGTCGCGACACTCCCCTTATGGCCTAGAGAGCCGACGCTAGCCCCTGGACGGCTGGACGTAACCGTCTATGACGTGGGGCAAGGTCAGTTGGTCGAGCTGCGCAGCGCCCATTATCGGATGTTATATGATACGGGGCCGCGTTTTCGTAGCGGCTTCATGCCTCTGCAAAGCCTGTGGCCCCCTGGCCAGCTCATTGATCGAGTCATCGTCAGTCACGCGGACACCGACCATGCCGGTGGCATCGAAGCACTGCTGTCCGAACACCGCGTCCGCCAGTGGTGGGCTCCTGAGGGGGAAGTGTTGCCGGTGGACAGTCACCCTTGCCAGCAGGGGCAGCAGTGGCAACAGGACGGTGTTCGCTATCGTATCCTTTGGCCACCGAAAGGGGAGAATGCGCTCTCCTCGAACGACCGCTCCTGCGTGTTGGTGGTAGAGGTCGGCGAACATCGTTTGCTACTGACAGGAGATGTCGGGCGACAGATCGAGCGACAGCTGCTCAACCAGCTCGATGGCCCGGTAAGCGTCTTAGTGGCAGGGCATCACGGCAGCTCGACAAGCTCTAGCGTTCAGTTCGTGCGCGATACCTCTCCCCGCCACGTCGTGTTTAGCGCAGGAAGGGGTAATCCGTTCGGGCATCCCGCCGATGAGGTGGTGCGTCGCTTTCGCCAGCAGAAGAGCTGCCTGTGGAGTACTGCCCACGATGGCGCACTGCGTTTTTCGCTTATCCCGCAACAGCCTATTGAGCTGCGGCCTCTGAGCGTTCTTGCAGGTGGTCATCAGCGGTGTTGA
- a CDS encoding DUF2062 domain-containing protein, translating to MPRRFLQRYMPKPDTLKRQRSLRFIAPLIADPGLWLLTRRSVANAFSVGLFCAMLPIPFQMVVAALGARLSRCNLALSVGLVWVTNPLTMPLIFYVNYRIGTFLLGAPAREAPSRISTRWIAEQMHDILPPLLLGSLITALVLAIVANIGIRLIWRWHVSHNWKRRRLKRRRRRARIESEFDD from the coding sequence ATGCCGCGCCGTTTCCTGCAGCGCTACATGCCAAAGCCCGACACATTAAAGCGTCAGCGCTCGCTGCGCTTCATTGCACCGCTAATTGCGGACCCGGGCCTATGGCTACTGACCCGACGCAGCGTGGCCAACGCGTTCAGCGTCGGGTTGTTCTGTGCAATGCTGCCCATCCCCTTTCAGATGGTAGTGGCAGCATTGGGCGCGCGGCTGAGCCGTTGTAACTTGGCCCTCTCGGTCGGCCTGGTATGGGTCACCAACCCGCTCACCATGCCGCTGATTTTTTACGTCAATTATCGCATCGGTACGTTTTTGCTAGGCGCCCCTGCGCGGGAGGCTCCTTCACGTATTTCGACGCGCTGGATTGCCGAGCAGATGCACGACATTCTGCCGCCACTGTTGCTGGGATCATTGATCACAGCCCTCGTACTGGCCATTGTTGCGAACATCGGGATTCGCTTAATCTGGCGCTGGCACGTCTCCCATAACTGGAAACGCCGCCGCCTTAAAAGACGGCGGCGCCGAGCCCGCATCGAATCGGAGTTTGACGATTGA
- a CDS encoding ABC transporter ATP-binding protein — MTPTNANAIMLECRELTRVYSEGPQDLTVLDQLELTVHAGERVAIVGSSGSGKTTLLNLLGGLDRPSSGSVVIGGEPLSGLNEAALGRFRNQYIGFVYQFHHLLAEFTAVENAALPLIIRGQSKKAAEQRAMGLLERVGMKARADHKPGELSGGERQRVAIARALVTDPSLVLMDEPTGNLDQATAATILSLMDELAKESACAFVIVTHDVSLAAHQDRVMKLDGGRLVAQAR; from the coding sequence ATGACGCCAACCAACGCCAACGCCATCATGTTGGAATGCCGCGAGCTTACCCGCGTTTACAGCGAAGGCCCACAGGATCTGACCGTGCTGGATCAGCTCGAACTCACCGTGCACGCGGGCGAGCGCGTCGCGATCGTGGGTAGTTCCGGGTCGGGCAAGACGACCCTGTTGAACTTGCTGGGAGGGCTGGATCGACCCAGCTCAGGCAGCGTGGTGATTGGCGGCGAACCGCTGTCGGGATTGAACGAAGCCGCACTGGGCCGCTTTCGCAACCAGTACATCGGTTTCGTATATCAATTCCACCACCTGCTGGCGGAATTCACGGCCGTCGAGAACGCGGCACTGCCGCTGATCATTCGTGGTCAGTCGAAAAAAGCTGCCGAGCAGCGTGCCATGGGGTTACTGGAGCGGGTAGGTATGAAGGCTCGCGCCGATCATAAGCCAGGTGAGCTGTCTGGAGGCGAGCGCCAGCGGGTAGCGATTGCCCGAGCACTCGTCACAGACCCAAGTCTGGTTTTGATGGACGAGCCAACGGGTAACCTCGACCAAGCTACCGCTGCCACCATTCTGAGCTTGATGGACGAGCTGGCCAAGGAGAGCGCCTGTGCCTTTGTGATCGTTACTCACGATGTGAGCCTTGCCGCCCACCAAGATCGGGTGATGAAGTTGGATGGAGGCCGCCTGGTGGCTCAGGCGAGGTGA